A genomic window from Salvia splendens isolate huo1 chromosome 11, SspV2, whole genome shotgun sequence includes:
- the LOC121754544 gene encoding uncharacterized protein LOC121754544, producing MMRLRAFRPTSEKIRKIELHPTHPWLVTADDDDHVSVWNWDHRQVIYELRAGGVDYSRLVGAKLEKLAEGELEPRGKRAEALRGGSVKQVRFYDDDVIYWKLWNNRAAASETPVAVNIDSAPFSSPAPSTKGRHFLVVCCENKAVFLDLVTMCGRDVPKQDLDNKYLLCMEFLSRSISNDGPYVAFGGPDGVIRVLSLLTWKLARRYTGGHKGPVSCLMTFMASSSQGLLVSGGTDGLLVLWNADCRQDLRELVPKLSVKAHDGGVVAIELSRVAGAPPNLITIGADKTLAIWEASSFKEIRRIKPVSKLACHSVASWCHPRAPNLDILTCVKDSHIWAIEHPTHSALARPLCELSSLAPPQLLASHKKLRVYSMVAHSLQPHLVATGTNIGVFVCEFDAKSLPPVALLPSPPGSREHSAAYVVGRELKVLQFQLSNNPYPAPGSDSLLHERQEQLHVKQSKKNICTTVPHDFFSILSISSSGKYMSIVWPDIPYFSVYKVSNWSIVDSGSARFLAWDACRDRFALLECALPRKVPVISKGSSSRKAKEVAIAAAQAAALAAATAASSSSVQVRILLDDGTSNILMKSIGSRGEPVTGLYGGALLGISYRTCRRFSTSTNHSMPMHKSKSASSVSTVDDGERLSADALPHNFQLYSWETFQPIGGLLPQPEWTAWDQTVEYCAFAYQQYIVISSLRPQFRYLGDVAIPFATGAIWHRRQLFVATPTTVECVFVDAGIASIDLETRRKKEEMKVKEAQDKAVAEHGDLALITVDSQQVMPQERTTLRPPMLQVVRLASFQHTPSIPPFLTLPRRADNHTSDPKETEVKKVNEVAVGGGGVAVSTTRFPAEQKRPVGPIVVAGVKDGALWLIDRYMCVHAISLSHPGIRCRCLAAHGDAVSAVKWASRLGREHHDDLAQFMLGMGYATEALHFPGISKRLEFHLALQSNDLKRALQCLLTMSNSTDIGHKVLGLDLNDIMNLSSKKENVVDAVQGVAKFAKEFLDLIDAADATGQTDIAREALKRLAAAGSVKGALQGHELRGLALCLGNHGELTRLSNLVSSLIRIGSGREAAFAAAILGDNTLMEKAWHDTGMLAEAVLHAHAHGRPSLRSLVQEWNKTLQQNLEHKLPTKMDAAAAFLASLEESMITSLKDSAKKPPVEILPPGMASLYGPNQPALALHTLQKQVGNQLLLEGPTKTPTSGNQLLIEGPTTGNQLLLEGPTTTPTSSEPLPSTESDILKDSIMEASNTSDSLADSSVSAPTSEQPDSTNAKSDVEPRTSVPPVTESGDPNALESDGNTMENKERTSSTTRVPEQTEIESITSVPPASTSFPEPTGSPVVRSAGSQELKDQ from the exons ATGATGCGGTTAAGGGCGTTCCGCCCGACCAGCGAGAAGATCAGGAAGATCGAGTTGCACCCAACACACCCGTGGCTCGTCACCGCCGATGATGATGATCACGTCTCCGTCTGGAATTGGGACCACCGTCAG GTGATCTATGAGTTGAGGGCCGGCGGTGTGGACTACAGTCGTTTGGTTGGAGCCAAATTGGAAAAGCTGGCAGAAGGGGAATTAG AGCCTAGAGGCAAGCGAGCAGAAGCTTTACGGGGTGGGAG TGTTAAACAAGTTCGCTTTTACGATGATGATGTAATTTACTGGAAGTTGTGGAATAATCGCGCCGCTGCCTCTGAAACTCCGGTAGCTGTCAACATTGACTCTGCACCTTTCAGTTCCCCAGCCCCATCAACGAAAGGGAGGCATTTTCTCGTAGTATGTTGTGAGAATAAAGCAGTGTTTCTGGATTTGGTGACAATGTGCGGCCGTGATGTACCTAAGCAGGATTTGGATAATAAATATCTTCTATG TATGGAATTCCTTTCTAGATCAATTTCCAATGACGGTCCTTATGTGGCCTTTGGTGGGCCAGATGGAGTGATTAGAGTTCTTTCATTGTTAACTTGGAAG CTTGCTCGAAGATATACAGGGGGTCATAAGGGACCAGTTTCTTGTTTGATGACTTTCATGGCTTCATCTAGCCAG GGTCTCTTAGTTTCTGGTGGTACCGATGGATTGCTTGTTCTATGGAATGCAGACTGTCGTCAAGATTTAAGGGAACTTGTACCTAAGCTAAGTGTAAAG GCGCATGATGGTGGGGTTGTTGCTATTGAGCTTTCTCGTGTGGCTGGTGCTCCGCCAAACCTCATCACCATTGGTGCTGACAAGACCTTAGCTATCTGGGAAGCATCTTCATTTAAG GAAATTAGAAGAATAAAACCTGTCTCAAAGTTGGCTTGCCATAGTGTGGCATCTTGGTGTCACCCTCGAGCACCAAATCTAGACATCTTGACATGTGTTAAAGATTCACACATATG GGCGATCGAGCATCCTACTCATTCAGCTCTGGCAAGACCATTATGTGAACTCTCTTCATTAGCCCCACCCCAGTTGCTTGCATCTCACAAGAAGCTCCGG GTTTATTCCATGGTTGCACACTCTTTACAACCTCATCTTGTTGCAACTGGAACCAATATTGGTGTCTTTGTTTGTGAGTTTGATGCCAAATCGCTCCCGCCAGTAGCTCTACTCCCATCGCCACCAGGAAGCCGAGAACATTCAGCAGCCTATGTAGTTGGAAGGGAACTAAAGGTGCTACAGTTTCAGCTGTCTAACAATCCATATCCAGCCCCTGGAAGCGATAGTTTACTACATGAAAGACAAGAACAACTACATGTGAAGCAATCTAAAAAGAATATCTGTACAACTGTTCCGCATGATTTTTTCTCAATTCTTTCTATCAGTTCTTCGGGGAA GTACATGTCAATTGTTTGGCCTGATATTCCCTACTTCTCAGTTTATAAGGTTAGCAACTGGTCAATTGTTGATTCAGGTAGTGCAAGGTTTTTGGCTTGGGACGCTTGTAGAGATAGGTTTGCGTTGTTGGAATGTGCATTACCAAGAAAGGTGCCTGTAATTTCTAAAGGTAGCTCATCAAGAAAAGCAAAGGAAGTTGCAATTGCTGCGGCACAAGCTGCTGCTTTGGCTGCAGCTACAGCAGCATCATCTTCTAGTGTTCAAGTTCGTATATTGCTTGATGATGGAACATCAAACATATTAATGAAGTCAATTGGTAGCCGAGGTGAGCCAGTTACTGGTTTGTATGGGGGCGCTCTACTGGGTATTTCCTATCGGACATGCAGAAGATTTTCTACGTCAACAAATCATTCCATGCCAATGCATAAAAGTAAATCCGCTTCTTCTGTTAGCACCGTGGATGATGGAGAAAGATTATCTGCTGATGCATTACCTCACAACTTCCAATTATATAGCTGGGAAACCTTTCAGCCTATTGGAGGTCTTCTACCTCAACCAGAATGGACAGCATGGGACCAAACTGTTGAGTATTGTGCTTTCGCCTATCAACAATATATTGTCATATCTTCCCTACGCCCACAGTTTCGCTACTTGGGAGACGTGGCAATTCCATTTGCTACTGGGGCTATTTGGCACAGGAGACAGTTATTTGTTGCCACCCCAACCACAGTTGAGTGTGTCTTTGTGGATGCTGGAATTGCTTCTATTGACTTAGAAACTAGAAGAAAGAAGGAGGAGATGAAGGTTAAAGAGGCACAAGACAAAGCTGTTGCTGAACATGGAGACTTGGCATTAATAACAGTAGATAGTCAACAGGTGATGCCACAAGAAAGGACAACACTGAGACCCCCTATGCTACAAGTTGTCAGATTAGCTTCTTTTCAGCATACCCCTTCAATACCCCCTTTCTTGACTTTGCCTAGACGTGCTGATAATCATACATCTGATCCAAAAGAAACGGAagttaaaaaagttaatgaGGTTGctgttggtggtggtggtgttgcAGTGTCTACTACTAGATTTCCAGCAGAACAAAAACGGCCAGTTGGACCTATTGTTGTTGCAGGGGTAAAAGATGGTGCCCTTTGGCTAATTGACAGGTATATGTGTGTTCATGCAATATCACTTAGCCATCCTGGTATCCGTTGTCGATGTCTTGCAGCCCATGGGGACGCTGTTAGTGCAGTAAAATGGGCTAGTCGGCTTGGTAGAGAACATCATGATGATTTAGCACAATTTATGCTTGGCATGGGTTATGCGACGGAAGCACTTCACTTTCCTGGAATATCAAAGAGGTTAGAATTCCATCTGGCCTTGCAGAGTAATGATCTTAAAAGAGCCCTTCAGTGCCTTCTTACTATGAGCAACAGCACGGACATAGGACACAAGGTTCTGGGGTTGGACTTGAATGACATTATGAATTTATCATCAAAGAAGGAAAATGTCGTGGATGCTGTTCAAGGAGTCGCTAAATTTGCCAAGGAGTTTCTCGACCTAATTGATGCTGCTGATGCTACTGGACAAACTGATATCGCACGTGAGGCTCTCAAGAGACTAGCTGCTGCTGGTTCAGTCAAAGGAGCTCTACAAGGCCATGAGTTGAGAGGTCTTGCTTTATGCCTCGGAAATCATGGGGAGTTAACACGGCTCAGT AATCTGGTAAGCAGTTTGATACGAATTGGTTCAGGAAGAGAAGCTGCTTTTGCAGCAGCTATTTTGGGGGACAATACTCTCATGGAAAAGGCTTGGCATGATACAGGGATGCTTGCTGAGGCCGTGCTACATGCTCAT GCTCATGGTCGGCCTTCGCTAAGGAGCTTGGTTCAAGAATGGAACAAAACTTTACAACAAAACCTAGAGCACAAATTGCCCACAAAAATGGATGCTGCAGCTGCATTTTTGGCTTCCCTTGAGGAATCCATGATCACAAGCCTTAAAGACTCTGCAAAGAAACCACCGGTCGAAATTCTGCCACCGGGCATGGCATCTTTATATGGTCCTAATCAGCCCGCTCTTGCCTTGCATACTTTGCAGAAGCAAGTTGGCAACCAACTGCTTCTGGAAGGGCCTACTAAGACACCCACTTCTGGTAATCAACTGCTAATAGAAGGGCCTACTACTGGTAACCAACTACTACTAGAAGGGCCTACTACAACACCTACTTCCTCAGAGCCACTTCCCTCAACTGAATCTGATATTCTAAAGGACTCTATCATGGAGGCTTCCAACACATCAGACTCACTTGCTGACTCATCAGTCAGTGCACCGACATCTGAACAACCTGATTCTACAAATGCCAAATCGGATGTAGAGCCACGTACTTCTGTTCCTCCGGTCACCGAGTCAGGTGATCCAAATGCATTAGAATCAGATGGTAACACCATGGAGAATAAAGAACGAACATCATCTACAACAAGGGTTCCAGAACAAACTGAAATAGAATCTATAACAAGTGTTCCACCGGCATCAACAAGTTTTCCAGAACCAACAGGTAGTCCAGTTGTCAGAAGTGCAGGTTCTCAAGAATTAAAAGACcagtag
- the LOC121755842 gene encoding enhancer of polycomb-like protein 1 produces the protein MTRLSFRPRPLDINKKLPIVKSFKDFEDDDVPTSTRNSQILRLATEADNEVQQVSSKKLASEIPTPEFVVVDTYERDYSRTFSQPMSYLRARGSRAEIGEFVEYDLDNEDEDWLDEFNNERKNLVAEKLETIIFKLEVLDHRAREKAGVITPTLSSPIPVLLTFDAAVEALQSLSIEYGVFRAIYSYWKEKRERWQKPILRRLQPPPPSNDTNPYNVFRPREKAHKLHTRRMQRRENNVQSFEKLRQVRRNLDQAKTILEALIKREEKKREVVESEISLQRLQMTYKHEAELLEDSLAIPGLPSFPSKVGSSDDEFFDSDDVANSRPPGRSPIVQNSPFTDPKLVMVPSGNMRREAGRRGPHVRLPKLDPNEPLMLFTKPLYPDKLAAAGIMPPSDLSTANGTSGRSFNFRGRIGRGGRIVFDRWNPLMHTPIDCGDTLYVPPGPRHSAHH, from the exons ATGACTAGACTTTCATTTAGGCCTAGACCCCTCGACATTAACAAGAAGCTTCCTATTGTAAAATCTTTTAAGGACTTCGAGGATGATGATGTTCCAACTTCCACTCGTAACTCCCAGATACTCCGTCTCGCAACAGAAGCTGATAATGAG GTCCAACAAGTATCTTCCAAGAAACTTGCTTCAGAAATACCAACTCCTGAGTTTGTGGTTGTGGATACATATGAACGGGACTACTCTCGTACATTTAGTCAACCCATGTCATATCTGCGAGCAAGGGGAT CTCGGGCTGAAATTGGAGAGTTTGTTGAGTATGATCTTGATAATGAGGATGAAGATTGGCTTGACGAGTTCAACAATGAAAGAAAAAATCTTGTAGCTGAAAA ATTGGAAacaataatttttaagttgGAGGTTTTAGATCACAGGGCTCGTGAAAAAGCAGGGGTTATTACTCCAACACTTAGCTCACCTATTCCTGTGCTTTTAACTTTTGATGCTGCTGTTGAG GCATTGCAATCACTCTCAATTGAGTATGGAGTTTTCCGGGCTATTTACAGTTACTGGAAAGAAAAG CGCGAGAGATGGCAAAAACCAATCCTCAGACGTTTGCAG CCACCCCCACCATCCAATGACACCAATCCGTATAATGTGTTTAGGCCAAGGGAGAAAGCTCACAAGCTTCACACGCGAAGG ATGCAAAGGAGGGAGAACAATGTACAGTCGTTTGAAAAGCTTCGCCAG GTGAGGCGCAATCTCGATCAGGCAAAGACTATTCTTGAGGCTTTGATCAAG agagaagagaagaaacGGGAAGTTGTGGAGAGTGAGATCAGTCTTCAAAGACTTCAGATGACATACAAG CATGAAGCCGAGCTTCTTGAGGATTCTTTGGCCATACCAGGATTGCCATCTTTTCCCAGCAAAGTGGGTTCAAGTGATGATGAGTTCTTTGATTCTGATGATGTGGCAAACAGTCGTCCACCAGGCCGATCTCCTATTGTCCAAAACTCACCTTTCACTGATCCAAAGCTGGTGATGGTACCTTCTGGGAACATGAGGAGGGAGGCTGGAAGGCGTGGTCCTCATGTGCGGTTGCCTAAGCTG GATCCTAATGAGCCACTCATGCTGTTCACAAAGCCACTTTATCCGGATAAGCTAGCAGCGGCTGGCATCATGCCGCCATCAGATCTTTCGACTGCAAATGGCACGTCTggtcgctcatttaatttccgTGGAAGGATTGGGCGAGGGGGCAGGATAGTGTTTGACAGATGGAATCCTCTTATGCATACTCCAATCGATTGCGGTGACACTTTGTATGTACCACCAGGGCCTCGACATTCAGCTCATCATTGA
- the LOC121753735 gene encoding MLO-like protein 13 — translation MAGGEAGRAFEYTPTWVVAVVCFVIVSISFIAERALHKLGRFFKHQNQEPMLESLQKLKEELMLLGFISLLLTVFQGPISKICMPQHLSNIMLPCKMAPKEQEASHFSIHQRRLLAEESPPNCPKGQTQFLSLEALHQLHIFIFVMAVVYVFSCATTMALGGIKIRQWRHWELSIRNEARRPHRVHGHARAQFEGFMERAGNYWRKFTVISWVVAFFKQFYGSVTKSDYIALRSGFIREHCPNNKNYDFHKYMLRTLEKDFKKIIGISWYLWLFVVIFLLLNIAGWHAYFWMSFLPLVLLLIVGAKLEHIISELAKEAAESHHGEVTVRLSDELFWFHSPDLVLYLIHFILFQNSFEIAFFLWIWTTYGFNSCIMEGLDYIIPRLVIGVIVQVLCSYSTLPLYALVSQMGSKFKQTLFNEFLQDIIKGWAKDRNSGVNASADRLAIDITNPVSLSQQPARDTWSSPSRIELPPSHHPHNSFS, via the exons ATGGCAGGGGGCGAGGCTGGACGCGCCTTTGAATACACACCCACTTGGGTCGTGGCTGTTGTCTGCTTCGTCATTGTTTCAATCTCATTTATCGCTGAGCGTGCTCTTCATAAACTCGGCAGG TTCTTCAAGCACCAAAACCAGGAACCGATGCTTGAGTCACTGCAGAAGCTCAAGGAAG AGCTGATGCTTCTGGGGTTCATATCGCTGTTGCTGACGGTGTTTCAAGGCCCGATAAGCAAGATATGCATGCCACAACATCTCTCCAATATCATGCTTCCTTGCAAAATGGCACCCAAAGAACAAGAAGCCTCCCACTTTTCTATTCATCAAAGGAGGCTTTTGGCTGAAGAATCCCCTCCCAACTGTCCAAAG GGACAAACCCAATTTCTGTCATTAGAAGCTCTGCATCAGCTCCACATTTTCATATTCGTTATGGCCGTGGTTTATGTGTTTTCCTGTGCCACAACTATGGCTCTCGGAGGAATCAAG ATAAGGCAATGGAGACATTGGGAGCTTTCAATCAGGAATGAAGCAAGAAGACCCCATAGAG TTCATGGTCATGCACGAGCTCAGTTCGAAGGGTTCATGGAACGAGCAGGCAACTATTGGAGAAAATTCACTGTTATTAGTTGGGTG GTTGCCTTCTTCAAACAGTTTTATGGCTCAGTCACAAAGTCAGACTACATAGCACTGCGTTCTGGTTTTATACGT GAGCATTGTCCAAACAACAAAAATTATGATTTCCACAAGTATATGCTCAGGACATTGGAAAAGGATTTCAAGAAAATAATTGGAATCAGTTGGTATTTATGGCTGTTTGTGGTCATCTTTTTGCTTCTCAACATAGCAG GCTGGCATGCATATTTTTGGATGTCCTTTTTGCCTCTTGTG CTTCTACTAATAGTTGGAGCAAAACTGGAGCACATAATAAGTGAACTAGCCAAGGAAGCTGCTGAGAGTCATCATGGTGAAGTAACAGTGAGGCTTTCCGACGAACTGTTTTGGTTCCACAGCCCCGACCTCGTCCTCTACTTAATCCATTTCATTCTCTTCCAAAACTCCTTCGAAATCGCCTTCTTCCTTTGGATCTGG ACCACATATGGATTCAACTCTTGCATCATGGAGGGGTTGGATTACATCATTCCAAGGCTCGTTATTGG GGTCATTGTGCAAGTTCTGTGCAGCTACAGCACTTTACCTTTATATGCTTTAGTCTCACAG ATGGGGAGCAAGTTCAAGCAAACGCTTTTCAACGAGTTCCTACAAGATATTATTAAGGGTTGGGCCAAAGATAGGAATTCTGGTGTGAATGCGAGTGCGGATAGACTTGCAATCGACATTACGAATCCTGTTAGCCTTTCTCAACAACCGGCTCGTGATACGTGGAGCAGTCCATCTCGTATCGAACTGCCTCCTTCGCACCATCCTCATAACTCATTTTCTTGA